A single region of the Salvia miltiorrhiza cultivar Shanhuang (shh) chromosome 8, IMPLAD_Smil_shh, whole genome shotgun sequence genome encodes:
- the LOC131001498 gene encoding glycine-rich cell wall structural protein-like isoform X2, producing the protein MKGFALFLLLVVAATAAFADQSQPAGKQADADHEVKEPNQGGGGYCRYRRCCGGYSGGSCRRWCCSYSGTADEAEQASSVDDTSLNAVAQGHGGGGGGHGGGGGGHGGGGGHGGGGGGHGSGGGHGGGGHCRHGCCGGYGGGGCKCCGSAAEAKAYMEKQGNQEMKN; encoded by the exons ATGAAGGGTTTTGCGCtgtttcttcttcttgttgttgCTGCAACCGCAGCTTTTGCTGATCAATCTCAACCTGCTGGAAAACAAG CTGATGCGGATCATGAGGTCAAAGAGCCCAACCAAGGTGGAGGCGGTTACTGCCGCTACCGGAGGTGCTGCGGCGGTTATTCCGGCGGCAGCTGCAGAAGATGGTGTTGCAGCTACTCTGGGACTG CTGATGAAGCAGAGCAAGCTTCCTCTGTCGATGACACCAGCCTCAATGCTGTTGCCCAAGGAcatggtggcggcggcggaggacatggtggaggcggcggaggaCATGGCGGTGGCGGAGGacatggtggtggtggcggaggacATGGTAGCGGCGGAGGACATGGTGGTGGTGGACACTGCAGGCATGGGTGCTGCGGAGGATATGGGGGCGGCGGATGCAAGTGCTGCGGCAGCGCTGCGGAGGCGAAAGCCTATATGGAAAAGCAAGGCAATCAAGAGATGAAGAACTGA
- the LOC131001498 gene encoding late embryogenesis abundant protein M17-like isoform X1: MKGFALFLLLVVAATAAFADQSQPAGKQGDELKEPNQGGGGYCRYRRCCGGWYGGSCKGWCCSSLADADHEVKEPNQGGGGYCRYRRCCGGYSGGSCRRWCCSYSGTADEAEQASSVDDTSLNAVAQGHGGGGGGHGGGGGGHGGGGGHGGGGGGHGSGGGHGGGGHCRHGCCGGYGGGGCKCCGSAAEAKAYMEKQGNQEMKN, translated from the exons ATGAAGGGTTTTGCGCtgtttcttcttcttgttgttgCTGCAACCGCAGCTTTTGCTGATCAATCTCAACCTGCTGGAAAACAAG GTGATGAGTTGAAAGAGCCCAACCAAGGTGGAGGCGGTTACTGCCGATACCGGCGCTGCTGCGGCGGTTGGTACGGCGGCAGCTGCAAAGGATGGTGTTGCAGTAGTCTTG CTGATGCGGATCATGAGGTCAAAGAGCCCAACCAAGGTGGAGGCGGTTACTGCCGCTACCGGAGGTGCTGCGGCGGTTATTCCGGCGGCAGCTGCAGAAGATGGTGTTGCAGCTACTCTGGGACTG CTGATGAAGCAGAGCAAGCTTCCTCTGTCGATGACACCAGCCTCAATGCTGTTGCCCAAGGAcatggtggcggcggcggaggacatggtggaggcggcggaggaCATGGCGGTGGCGGAGGacatggtggtggtggcggaggacATGGTAGCGGCGGAGGACATGGTGGTGGTGGACACTGCAGGCATGGGTGCTGCGGAGGATATGGGGGCGGCGGATGCAAGTGCTGCGGCAGCGCTGCGGAGGCGAAAGCCTATATGGAAAAGCAAGGCAATCAAGAGATGAAGAACTGA